A window of the Oscillospiraceae bacterium genome harbors these coding sequences:
- a CDS encoding sugar ABC transporter permease: MRTGNLLERKKAKRVNYAKYGYIFLIPFFAAFAIFQFVPLVQTIYYSFFQYFRSGLRIIGPTFIGMKNYASLFQTDLPKYMGNTLLMWVIGFVPQIIVALLLAAWFTNTRLKLRCQGFFKTVIYMPNLIMASAFAMLFFTLFSDNGPVNASLMSMGIIKTPIQFLSTVLGSRGLVCFMNFLMWFGNTTIVLLAAIMGVDPGLYEAAEIDGASSQQMFWRITIPLIRPILVYTFITALIGGLQMFDVPQILTNGTGAPDRNTTTMIMYLNNYMYSKNYGMAGAISTVLFILCAVLCLLVYFSLTRDNESAQSLRKAKAHKGGAKE; the protein is encoded by the coding sequence ATGCGCACCGGAAATTTACTAGAGAGGAAGAAAGCGAAAAGAGTAAATTACGCAAAGTATGGATACATATTTTTGATTCCGTTTTTTGCGGCTTTTGCTATTTTCCAATTTGTCCCGCTTGTTCAGACAATTTATTATAGTTTTTTCCAGTATTTTCGTTCTGGGCTGCGCATCATAGGCCCTACATTCATAGGAATGAAAAACTATGCCAGTCTGTTTCAGACCGATCTGCCAAAATACATGGGCAACACTCTGCTGATGTGGGTGATCGGTTTTGTACCGCAGATCATTGTTGCGCTGCTGCTGGCGGCATGGTTTACCAACACACGCCTCAAGCTGCGGTGCCAGGGATTTTTCAAAACAGTGATTTATATGCCAAACCTTATTATGGCTTCTGCTTTCGCAATGCTGTTTTTCACTCTGTTTTCTGACAATGGTCCGGTAAATGCGTCACTGATGTCGATGGGTATTATTAAAACACCGATTCAGTTCCTTTCCACAGTGCTTGGCTCACGCGGGCTGGTTTGCTTTATGAACTTCCTAATGTGGTTTGGAAACACAACCATTGTGCTACTGGCTGCTATCATGGGTGTGGACCCTGGTCTGTATGAAGCAGCTGAAATCGATGGTGCCTCTTCGCAACAGATGTTCTGGCGCATTACGATTCCACTGATCCGCCCAATCCTTGTTTACACGTTTATCACGGCACTGATCGGCGGCCTGCAGATGTTTGATGTTCCGCAGATCCTGACAAACGGCACCGGTGCGCCGGACCGCAACACAACCACAATGATTATGTATTTGAATAATTATATGTACAGTAAGAATTACGGCATGGCCGGTGCCATTTCTACGGTATTGTTTATTCTGTGCGCGGTACTCTGCCTGCTGGTTTATTTCTCTTTGACACGGGATAACGAATCCGCGCAAAGCCTGAGAAAGGCGAAAGCACATAAAGGGGGCGCAAAGGAATGA
- a CDS encoding APC family permease, with product MKKQKKLGLGSVISISVGLVVATSSLVSLGQGAGTLGTMFIIPMIIACILNIITIASLSELNALMPNTTGGLAQYTLACMGPFPTMISMVGGYLICNIMSCGVEASIFAYACAQTIPLKIPSIVYTLVMTVGVTIANLYGVDIFAKVQNLVAFLLVGSMLVMGIIGACSAGTQPTVSQPAVISTNFNDIVSMTAVAFWLFIGAEYAIPVSKDVKNAKKNVPLGMMLGLVLIGIVQAIMVFGFHNYTAWGDLTNSPAPHLLYGEKLLGQGGKIWMTCVSALAVISTQNSTVNGLSSISEGMAKMNMMPRVFSKTNKRNVPWFGVLFVSVFIFVFAAISDNSSSIISFLILVGSVFWMVSYILAHIDVLILRHRLPKAPRSFKVPLGPVLPIIGIAGTAYMILNISTDPVERNNIWLITGITFLLLGIFSYFWIKKRMKRPVFQHVPMEEVMAMENSMYYTIRKKRGIWK from the coding sequence ATGAAAAAGCAAAAGAAGCTCGGGCTTGGCAGTGTTATTTCCATCTCTGTCGGGCTGGTAGTTGCGACCAGCAGTCTGGTATCCCTGGGGCAGGGCGCCGGCACGCTGGGTACCATGTTCATCATTCCGATGATCATTGCCTGTATTCTCAACATCATTACTATTGCCTCACTCTCTGAGCTAAACGCGCTGATGCCAAACACCACTGGTGGGCTGGCACAGTACACTCTGGCCTGCATGGGGCCGTTTCCCACGATGATTTCCATGGTGGGCGGATACTTAATCTGCAATATCATGTCGTGCGGGGTTGAAGCCTCTATCTTTGCCTATGCCTGCGCGCAAACCATTCCACTTAAAATTCCAAGCATTGTCTACACGCTCGTTATGACTGTGGGCGTAACGATTGCGAATTTGTACGGGGTCGATATTTTTGCGAAGGTGCAGAATCTGGTTGCTTTCCTTTTAGTCGGCTCCATGCTGGTAATGGGGATTATCGGCGCCTGCAGCGCTGGTACACAGCCCACTGTCAGTCAACCGGCTGTCATCTCAACCAACTTTAACGACATTGTTTCCATGACAGCCGTGGCATTTTGGCTCTTTATTGGTGCTGAATACGCCATTCCAGTATCAAAGGATGTAAAAAATGCGAAAAAGAATGTTCCCCTCGGCATGATGCTCGGCCTGGTGCTGATCGGGATTGTACAGGCAATTATGGTTTTTGGCTTTCACAACTACACCGCCTGGGGTGACCTGACAAATTCACCGGCACCGCACCTGTTGTACGGCGAAAAGCTGCTGGGACAGGGCGGAAAGATTTGGATGACCTGTGTCTCCGCTCTGGCTGTCATCAGCACACAGAATTCCACGGTCAACGGCCTGAGCAGCATCAGCGAAGGCATGGCGAAAATGAACATGATGCCGCGTGTTTTCAGCAAAACGAATAAGCGAAACGTACCCTGGTTCGGCGTTCTGTTTGTCAGCGTCTTCATTTTTGTATTCGCAGCAATCAGCGATAATTCCTCCAGTATCATTTCGTTCCTGATTCTGGTAGGCTCTGTGTTCTGGATGGTTTCGTATATCCTTGCACACATTGATGTACTGATTTTGCGCCACAGACTGCCCAAAGCGCCGCGCTCCTTTAAGGTACCGCTCGGCCCGGTGCTGCCGATTATCGGCATTGCCGGCACAGCCTACATGATTCTCAATATTTCCACTGATCCGGTTGAACGAAACAACATTTGGCTCATCACGGGTATTACATTCCTGCTGCTGGGCATCTTCTCGTATTTCTGGATTAAGAAACGCATGAAGCGCCCCGTCTTTCAGCATGTGCCTATGGAAGAAGTCATGGCAATGGAAAACAGCATGTACTACACAATTCGGAAAAAGCGCGGCATTTGGAAATAA
- the recR gene encoding recombination mediator RecR, with amino-acid sequence MAGYHVAPLARLVDQFEQLPGVGHKSAQRLAYHVLGMSKEQVQAFADALLEAHEKIHYCKVCCNLTDQPLCPICRDDRRDKSVICVVEDPRDVAAMERTNEYTGTYHVLHGAISPLSDVGPDQLCIKELLDRLHDGTVKEVIMATNPTVEGEATAMYISRLIKPLGIKVTRLAYGIPVGGDLEYADEVTLLRALEGRSEL; translated from the coding sequence ATGGCAGGGTATCATGTTGCGCCGCTGGCGCGCTTGGTCGACCAGTTTGAGCAGCTGCCGGGGGTTGGGCACAAAAGCGCTCAGCGCCTTGCTTACCATGTGCTTGGTATGAGCAAAGAGCAGGTGCAGGCATTTGCCGATGCTTTGCTGGAAGCGCACGAGAAAATTCATTACTGCAAGGTCTGCTGTAATCTCACTGACCAGCCGCTGTGTCCTATCTGCCGGGACGACCGCCGCGACAAGTCGGTCATTTGCGTGGTAGAGGATCCCCGCGATGTGGCTGCTATGGAGCGCACTAATGAGTATACCGGTACATACCATGTGCTGCATGGGGCAATTTCGCCGCTTTCCGATGTTGGGCCGGACCAGCTGTGTATTAAGGAACTTTTGGACCGTCTGCACGATGGCACGGTAAAAGAAGTGATTATGGCTACGAACCCCACAGTAGAGGGAGAAGCGACTGCCATGTACATATCGCGCCTGATAAAGCCGCTGGGCATTAAGGTAACACGCCTTGCCTACGGTATTCCTGTAGGCGGCGATTTGGAGTACGCGGATGAAGTGACGCTGCTGCGCGCATTAGAGGGCCGCAGCGAACTGTAA
- a CDS encoding DUF5067 domain-containing protein: MKMKKTAAVILALLMCLPISACQSAAKPENTVTGFFEAGKSCDTAKMRSFINPKNASSSSSSSASSDKNGADFQKYCTDYLKGNAKKITYNIKDSSIKDSSATVTVDCKYVDASAILKSAVSEYMVKAFGEAFSGTQASSDSSSKEISQLITDKIKTTKETFVSKTVKINCVKVSDKWYIDKLSDDLADVFLSGFVSAGNEISKSFNSAGSSSSNSSSKSSSSASASEFKNHVLTTSHFKIEITKSKVIAPGEKGNEYGDKSLIAFWYKTTNLSGEELDPWSAWSTAFDVIQDNNPNSVNSLKLSGLPDDKFSDTEMEKIKKGGTVENAISYELSDTKTPVTVKTNDNVGEQVFPVKK; encoded by the coding sequence ATGAAAATGAAAAAGACTGCCGCTGTTATTTTGGCCCTGCTTATGTGCCTTCCCATAAGCGCGTGCCAAAGCGCAGCAAAACCAGAAAATACTGTAACAGGCTTTTTTGAGGCAGGAAAGAGCTGCGATACTGCAAAGATGCGCTCTTTCATTAATCCAAAGAATGCAAGTTCCAGCAGTTCTTCAAGTGCATCTTCCGACAAAAATGGTGCTGACTTTCAGAAATACTGCACAGATTACCTGAAAGGCAATGCGAAAAAGATCACCTACAACATCAAAGACAGTAGCATCAAAGATTCTTCTGCCACTGTCACTGTGGACTGCAAATATGTTGATGCCTCTGCAATTTTAAAAAGCGCAGTTTCAGAATATATGGTAAAAGCATTTGGCGAAGCTTTCTCCGGCACACAGGCTTCAAGTGATTCTTCTTCTAAAGAAATAAGTCAGCTTATAACCGATAAAATCAAAACGACAAAAGAAACTTTTGTTTCAAAGACAGTGAAAATAAATTGCGTAAAGGTCAGTGACAAATGGTATATCGATAAATTAAGTGATGACCTTGCCGATGTCTTCCTCTCTGGATTTGTATCAGCCGGAAATGAAATTTCAAAATCATTTAACAGTGCAGGTTCCTCATCATCAAATTCCAGCAGCAAATCCAGTTCATCAGCATCTGCTTCTGAATTCAAAAACCATGTTTTAACAACCAGTCATTTCAAAATTGAAATTACAAAAAGTAAAGTAATTGCTCCTGGAGAAAAAGGAAATGAGTATGGTGACAAGTCACTCATCGCTTTTTGGTACAAAACGACAAATTTATCTGGAGAAGAACTGGACCCCTGGAGTGCCTGGTCCACAGCATTTGATGTGATTCAGGATAACAACCCAAACTCTGTAAACAGCTTAAAACTCAGCGGCCTGCCCGATGACAAATTTTCAGATACTGAAATGGAGAAAATCAAAAAGGGCGGTACAGTAGAGAATGCTATATCGTATGAACTCAGTGATACAAAAACGCCGGTAACCGTAAAGACGAATGACAACGTCGGTGAGCAGGTGTTTCCTGTAAAAAAATAG
- a CDS encoding carbohydrate ABC transporter substrate-binding protein: MKKSVKRWAAVALAAAIAVSAAACGGASSSSQNGAATSSTAAKEGKTLNIWCWNDEFQGQFNKFYPNVKGVAKDKSTTTLKDGTVVKWTINPNDNNNYQNKLDAALQAQDSAKTDDKIDMFLVEADYALKYVDSEYTLDIKKDVGLTDDDLSNQYQYTKDIVTDKNKAIKGTSWQATPGLFAYRRSIAKKVLGTDDPDKVQEQLSDWAKFDAVAKKTNTMGYKMLSGFDDSYRVFSNNVSAPWVTGTTATVDPNIMKWVKQTKDYTNKGYNNKTSLWDDKWQADQGPTGKVMGFFYSTWGINFTLVGNSLKTPTKEGGKEEVGNGIYGDYAVCKGPQSYYWGGTWMCACKGSDNLGTIKDIMKSMTCDKDNMKKITEQSQDYTNNKAAMEEIANSDYKSAFLGGQNHIKLFAEVAPKIDMSKAGAYDQGMNEGIQTAFKDYFTGNANEAKCKSNFEKIVKEKYPEITDIKWPAD; encoded by the coding sequence ATGAAAAAAAGCGTAAAAAGATGGGCCGCAGTTGCATTGGCAGCGGCAATCGCCGTATCGGCAGCAGCCTGTGGTGGAGCATCGTCAAGTTCTCAAAACGGCGCTGCCACAAGCAGCACTGCTGCAAAGGAAGGAAAGACACTGAATATTTGGTGCTGGAACGATGAATTCCAAGGACAGTTCAACAAGTTCTATCCGAATGTCAAAGGGGTGGCAAAAGATAAATCAACAACCACACTCAAAGATGGCACAGTCGTAAAGTGGACGATTAATCCCAACGATAACAACAACTACCAAAACAAACTGGATGCCGCTTTGCAGGCGCAGGATTCAGCAAAAACAGATGATAAGATTGACATGTTTTTGGTAGAGGCGGACTATGCTTTGAAGTACGTCGACTCCGAATACACACTGGATATAAAGAAAGATGTCGGTTTGACAGATGATGACCTTTCCAATCAGTACCAGTATACAAAAGATATTGTAACGGATAAAAATAAGGCAATCAAGGGTACATCTTGGCAGGCAACCCCAGGCCTTTTTGCTTACCGCCGTTCTATTGCCAAAAAAGTGCTAGGCACAGATGACCCGGATAAAGTGCAAGAACAGCTCTCTGACTGGGCAAAATTTGACGCAGTTGCAAAAAAAACAAATACGATGGGCTACAAGATGCTCTCTGGCTTCGATGACAGCTACCGTGTCTTTTCCAATAACGTTTCTGCACCGTGGGTAACGGGCACGACCGCAACTGTTGACCCGAATATAATGAAGTGGGTAAAACAGACAAAAGACTACACGAACAAAGGCTACAACAACAAGACTTCCCTGTGGGATGACAAGTGGCAGGCAGACCAGGGCCCGACTGGCAAAGTTATGGGCTTCTTCTACTCCACTTGGGGAATTAACTTTACACTGGTTGGCAACTCTCTGAAAACACCGACCAAAGAGGGCGGCAAAGAAGAAGTGGGCAACGGCATTTATGGCGACTATGCTGTCTGCAAAGGGCCACAGAGCTACTACTGGGGCGGCACTTGGATGTGCGCCTGCAAAGGTTCTGACAACTTGGGCACAATTAAAGACATTATGAAGTCGATGACCTGCGACAAAGACAATATGAAAAAGATTACCGAGCAAAGCCAGGACTACACCAACAACAAGGCCGCTATGGAAGAAATTGCAAATAGTGACTACAAGTCAGCTTTCCTCGGCGGGCAGAACCACATCAAGCTTTTCGCAGAAGTTGCACCGAAAATCGACATGAGCAAAGCCGGTGCTTATGACCAGGGAATGAATGAAGGTATCCAGACTGCTTTTAAAGACTACTTTACCGGCAATGCCAACGAAGCAAAGTGCAAATCAAACTTTGAAAAGATTGTAAAAGAAAAATATCCGGAAATTACAGACATCAAATGGCCTGCTGACTGA
- a CDS encoding carbohydrate ABC transporter permease has product MTNNKQVSTEKTSAFPEIKSGKGKLTAARVGCYIVLCFLCFLCLFFFYMLLINSSRNTFQIQQGFSFLPGRSFWINLNNTLNNANIPVLSGIMNSLIVSALSALLATYFSTLTAYAIHAYDFKLKKAAFALILLIMTMPTQISAVGFVNEMTAIGLKNSLIPLFLPAIASPVVFFFMKQYMDSNMPMEIVEAARIDGSSEFMTFNKIVLPIMKPAIAVQAIFTFVGAWNNYFVPALLLDSANKKTLPILIAQLRGADFLKFDMGQVYMLITIAIVPVIIVYLCLSKFIVRGVALGGVKG; this is encoded by the coding sequence ATGACAAACAATAAGCAGGTTTCAACTGAAAAGACAAGCGCTTTCCCGGAAATCAAAAGCGGAAAAGGTAAACTGACCGCGGCCAGAGTCGGCTGCTATATTGTGCTGTGCTTTCTATGCTTTTTGTGTCTCTTCTTCTTCTATATGCTGCTCATCAATTCATCCCGAAACACATTCCAGATTCAGCAGGGTTTCTCTTTCCTGCCGGGCAGAAGTTTTTGGATCAACTTGAACAACACACTTAACAACGCAAATATTCCAGTACTCAGCGGTATTATGAACAGCCTCATCGTTTCTGCACTCAGTGCGCTGTTGGCAACCTATTTTTCTACACTCACCGCTTATGCGATACACGCCTACGATTTTAAATTGAAGAAAGCCGCGTTTGCGCTTATTCTTCTGATTATGACTATGCCAACTCAGATTTCTGCTGTCGGTTTTGTCAATGAAATGACGGCCATAGGTCTGAAAAACTCTCTGATTCCTCTGTTCCTGCCTGCAATCGCCAGTCCAGTCGTTTTCTTCTTTATGAAGCAGTACATGGACAGCAATATGCCGATGGAGATTGTGGAGGCTGCCAGAATTGACGGCAGCAGTGAGTTTATGACTTTCAACAAAATTGTACTGCCGATTATGAAACCGGCAATCGCTGTACAGGCAATCTTTACCTTTGTAGGTGCGTGGAACAATTACTTCGTGCCAGCGCTGCTGCTTGACTCGGCAAATAAAAAGACTCTGCCAATTCTCATTGCGCAGCTCAGAGGCGCCGATTTCTTAAAGTTTGATATGGGGCAGGTCTATATGCTTATCACCATTGCAATTGTACCTGTCATCATTGTTTACCTGTGCTTGTCCAAATTTATTGTCCGCGGTGTTGCACTTGGCGGCGTTAAGGGCTAA
- a CDS encoding YbaB/EbfC family nucleoid-associated protein, with protein sequence MKARVPQSKGPQNLQQIAKQAQKLQEQMNELNQELDEKEYSATSGGDAVKATVLGKMEVKSIEIKPEVVDPEDVEMLSDLVMAAVNEALRAAAKDKDEQMEALSGGLNVPGLF encoded by the coding sequence ATGAAGGCAAGAGTTCCCCAGAGCAAAGGTCCGCAGAACCTGCAGCAGATTGCCAAACAAGCACAGAAACTGCAGGAGCAGATGAATGAACTGAACCAGGAATTAGACGAAAAAGAGTATTCTGCCACCTCTGGCGGCGATGCTGTAAAGGCAACAGTACTGGGAAAAATGGAAGTAAAGAGTATTGAAATTAAGCCCGAGGTTGTTGACCCGGAGGACGTAGAGATGCTGTCTGACTTGGTCATGGCTGCGGTAAACGAAGCGCTGCGCGCGGCAGCTAAAGACAAAGATGAGCAGATGGAGGCCCTTTCCGGCGGGCTGAATGTGCCAGGGCTGTTTTAA
- a CDS encoding LuxR C-terminal-related transcriptional regulator: MRQLETNDWLLLNSIIYKIYTTKDFCAMRTQLLEQLKMLLDFDSADFFLAAQDGSDALTDPVTYNCDGACSQTYDFLDYSRGILYGGKSLIYRETDIISDEKRVQTEYYRKVYQPNNWHFSLQMIMAKDKKLLGVITFYRTIGKNNFLYDDIQILDMLKDHLAYRLAEERRKSRAARGRITVEEAAEKYGLTKREATVLRLEMCGLDKDAICEKLVISPNTLKKHILNLYRKLGICKRLQMFQMIVECELPEENS; the protein is encoded by the coding sequence ATGAGACAGCTTGAGACAAATGATTGGCTTCTTTTAAACAGCATTATTTATAAAATCTATACGACAAAAGATTTTTGTGCCATGCGTACGCAGCTTTTAGAGCAGCTGAAAATGCTGCTTGACTTTGACAGCGCTGATTTCTTTTTGGCTGCACAGGATGGCAGCGATGCGCTGACCGACCCCGTTACTTACAACTGCGATGGCGCCTGCTCACAGACCTACGATTTTCTCGACTACAGCCGGGGAATCCTGTACGGCGGCAAAAGTCTGATTTACCGCGAAACGGACATCATCAGCGATGAAAAGCGGGTGCAGACAGAGTATTATCGTAAAGTTTATCAGCCAAACAACTGGCACTTTTCCCTGCAGATGATTATGGCAAAGGACAAAAAGCTTTTGGGGGTTATCACGTTTTACCGCACTATCGGGAAGAATAATTTCTTGTACGATGATATTCAAATTTTAGATATGCTCAAAGACCACCTTGCTTACCGCTTGGCAGAGGAGCGGCGAAAAAGCCGGGCGGCCCGCGGCAGAATTACCGTGGAAGAGGCGGCGGAAAAATATGGGCTTACCAAAAGAGAGGCCACTGTGCTGCGGCTGGAAATGTGTGGACTGGACAAAGACGCCATCTGCGAAAAATTGGTTATCAGCCCAAATACGCTGAAAAAGCATATTCTCAATCTTTACCGCAAACTTGGCATTTGCAAACGTCTGCAGATGTTTCAAATGATTGTGGAATGCGAACTGCCGGAAGAAAACTCGTAA
- a CDS encoding phosphoketolase family protein — protein MQDQACVEKQPLTDDYLQKMNAYWRAANYLGAGQLYLLDNPLLRRPLTMNDVKKKIVGHWGTVPGQNFVYVHLNRVIKKYDLDMVLISGPGHGGNFFVANTYLEGTYSEVYPNISQDEEGMKKLFKQFSFPGGISSHVAPETPGSINEGGELGYSIAHAFGSVFDNPDLITACIVGDGESETGPLATSWQSNKFLNPINDGAVLPILHLNGYKISNPTIFSRMSHEEVEDFFLGCGWKPYFVEGDDPMTMHRKMAETLDTVIEEIKAIQKHARETGDTTRPRWPMIVMRTPKGWTGPKVVDGKQIEGSFRAHQVPMTMENPGHLQILSDWLHSYRPEELFDENGRLIPELQALAPTGNHRIGANPHANGGKLLRDLRLPDFRSYGVDVPAPGQVEKQDMIELGGFVRDIFRLNEESRNFRIFGPDETMSNRLNKVFEATNRDWNAKRLDSDEFLASDGRVMDSMLSEHMCEGWLEGYLLTGRHGFFASYEAFIRIVDSMASQHAKWLKVCNQIPWRQPIASLNLILTSNVWQQDHNGFTHQDPGFLDHIANKKADVVRLYLPPDTNCLLSVFDHCIRSKNYVNVMVTSKHPRPQWLTMDQAVKHCTQGIGIWEWASNDQGAEPDVVMACCGDTPTLETLAAVTILRDNMPELKIRVINVVDLMKLQPKYKHPHGLSDVEYDELFTKDKPIVFAFHGYPTLVHELTYHRHNRNMHVCGYEEEGTITTPFDMRVQNHIDRFHLVKDVIERLPQLGNRGAYLVQKMNDTLVAHKQYISTYGQDLPEVRDWKWHTPKDNA, from the coding sequence ATGCAGGACCAGGCGTGTGTCGAAAAGCAGCCCCTCACCGACGATTATCTGCAGAAAATGAATGCCTACTGGCGCGCCGCCAACTACCTTGGCGCAGGCCAGCTCTATCTGCTGGACAATCCGCTGCTTCGCCGCCCGCTCACGATGAACGATGTCAAAAAGAAGATTGTAGGCCACTGGGGCACGGTGCCAGGGCAGAATTTCGTTTATGTGCACCTGAACCGCGTCATTAAGAAGTACGACCTGGATATGGTCCTTATTTCCGGCCCGGGCCACGGAGGAAACTTCTTTGTTGCCAACACGTACTTGGAGGGCACCTACAGCGAAGTTTACCCGAACATCAGCCAGGACGAAGAGGGTATGAAAAAGCTCTTTAAACAGTTCTCGTTCCCGGGCGGTATTTCCAGCCATGTTGCGCCGGAAACTCCCGGCTCTATCAATGAGGGCGGCGAACTGGGCTACTCCATTGCCCATGCTTTTGGCTCTGTGTTTGACAACCCCGACCTCATCACTGCCTGCATTGTAGGCGACGGCGAGAGCGAAACAGGCCCGCTTGCCACCAGCTGGCAGTCCAACAAATTCTTAAATCCTATTAACGATGGCGCGGTGCTGCCTATTCTGCACCTCAACGGCTACAAAATCAGCAACCCGACCATCTTTTCACGCATGTCGCATGAAGAGGTGGAGGACTTCTTCTTAGGCTGCGGCTGGAAGCCTTACTTTGTCGAGGGCGATGACCCCATGACAATGCACCGCAAAATGGCCGAAACCCTTGATACCGTTATTGAAGAAATCAAAGCAATCCAAAAGCATGCCCGCGAGACAGGCGATACCACCCGCCCACGCTGGCCGATGATTGTGATGCGCACCCCCAAGGGCTGGACCGGCCCTAAAGTGGTGGACGGCAAGCAGATTGAGGGCTCTTTCCGCGCACACCAGGTGCCAATGACGATGGAAAACCCAGGACATCTGCAGATTCTCAGCGACTGGCTGCACAGCTATCGCCCTGAAGAGCTGTTTGATGAAAACGGCCGCCTGATTCCTGAGCTGCAGGCACTTGCCCCTACCGGAAACCACCGTATCGGCGCAAACCCACACGCAAACGGCGGCAAGCTGTTGCGCGACCTGCGCCTGCCCGATTTCCGCAGCTACGGCGTAGATGTGCCCGCGCCTGGCCAGGTAGAAAAACAGGATATGATTGAACTTGGCGGTTTTGTGCGTGATATCTTCAGACTGAATGAAGAAAGCCGCAACTTCCGCATCTTTGGGCCGGATGAGACGATGTCGAACCGCCTGAACAAAGTCTTTGAGGCGACAAACCGCGACTGGAACGCTAAGCGCCTGGACAGCGACGAATTCCTTGCTTCTGACGGCCGCGTAATGGATTCTATGCTCAGCGAGCACATGTGCGAGGGCTGGCTTGAGGGCTACCTGCTCACAGGCCGCCACGGCTTCTTTGCCAGCTATGAGGCATTTATCCGTATTGTCGACAGCATGGCTTCACAACATGCCAAGTGGCTAAAAGTTTGCAATCAGATTCCATGGCGCCAGCCTATTGCTTCGCTGAACCTGATCTTGACCTCTAATGTCTGGCAGCAGGACCACAACGGTTTCACGCACCAGGACCCCGGTTTTCTGGATCATATTGCCAACAAAAAAGCAGACGTGGTGCGTCTGTATCTGCCTCCGGATACCAACTGCCTGCTTTCCGTATTTGACCACTGCATTCGCAGCAAAAACTATGTGAATGTCATGGTTACTTCCAAGCATCCGCGCCCGCAGTGGCTTACGATGGACCAAGCTGTAAAACACTGCACTCAGGGTATCGGTATCTGGGAGTGGGCGAGCAACGACCAGGGTGCTGAACCAGACGTTGTCATGGCCTGCTGCGGCGACACCCCAACTTTAGAGACGCTGGCTGCGGTTACCATTCTGCGCGACAACATGCCAGAGCTGAAGATTCGCGTCATCAATGTTGTAGACCTGATGAAGCTGCAGCCAAAATACAAGCACCCGCACGGCCTTTCCGATGTTGAGTATGATGAACTCTTCACCAAAGATAAGCCTATCGTCTTTGCTTTCCACGGCTACCCGACCCTGGTACACGAGCTGACCTATCACCGCCATAACCGCAACATGCACGTATGCGGCTATGAGGAAGAGGGCACCATTACCACGCCGTTTGATATGCGTGTGCAGAACCACATCGATCGTTTCCACCTGGTAAAGGATGTCATCGAGCGTTTGCCGCAGCTGGGCAACCGCGGAGCTTACCTTGTGCAGAAGATGAACGATACCCTGGTGGCACATAAGCAGTATATTTCCACCTACGGGCAGGATCTGCCGGAAGTGCGTGACTGGAAATGGCATACCCCCAAGGACAATGCCTGA
- the smpB gene encoding SsrA-binding protein SmpB, whose amino-acid sequence MERKENFKTIARNKKAYHDYFVEESFEAGIELCGTEVKSLRAGGCNLKDAWCAVENGELLVRGMHISPYEHGNQFNRDPVRARRLLMHKREIMRLFGIVKQQGYSLIPLSVYFKGSLVKVQVGLCRGKKLYDKRADMAARAAKRDIDRAVKTQYR is encoded by the coding sequence ATGGAACGCAAAGAAAATTTCAAGACGATTGCCCGTAACAAAAAAGCCTACCATGATTATTTTGTAGAGGAATCTTTCGAGGCGGGCATTGAGCTGTGCGGCACAGAGGTAAAGTCCCTGCGTGCTGGCGGCTGCAATCTGAAAGACGCGTGGTGTGCGGTCGAAAATGGTGAGCTGCTGGTGCGGGGAATGCACATTAGCCCCTATGAACACGGCAATCAGTTTAACCGCGACCCAGTGCGTGCGCGCCGCCTGCTGATGCACAAGCGCGAGATTATGCGCCTTTTCGGTATTGTCAAACAGCAGGGCTATTCGCTCATTCCGCTTTCTGTATATTTTAAGGGAAGTCTGGTAAAAGTGCAGGTTGGGTTGTGCCGTGGTAAAAAGCTGTATGATAAGCGCGCAGATATGGCTGCACGCGCAGCAAAACGCGACATTGACCGTGCAGTAAAGACGCAGTACCGCTGA